One window of Nocardia nova SH22a genomic DNA carries:
- a CDS encoding GreA/GreB family elongation factor produces the protein MTGIEGVWLTQDAYERLRQELAELRAAQRGPAGEDGEFAAGRRLRRLELEELLDRAVVGQAPADDGIAEPGMVLTVRFDDEQTETFLLGRRDGADTDELEVYSPESPLGSALSGARPGQVCSYRVPSGESVSVTLLEAVPYGMHQRRR, from the coding sequence ATGACCGGAATCGAAGGTGTCTGGCTGACGCAGGACGCGTATGAGCGGCTGCGGCAGGAATTGGCGGAGTTGCGTGCGGCGCAGCGCGGTCCCGCGGGTGAGGACGGCGAGTTCGCGGCCGGTCGTCGCTTGCGGCGGCTCGAGTTGGAGGAGTTGCTCGACCGCGCGGTGGTCGGGCAGGCGCCGGCCGACGACGGTATCGCCGAACCCGGCATGGTGCTGACCGTCCGGTTCGACGACGAGCAGACCGAGACGTTCCTGTTGGGGCGGCGCGACGGTGCCGATACCGATGAGCTGGAAGTGTATTCGCCGGAGTCGCCGCTGGGCAGTGCCTTGTCGGGTGCGCGCCCGGGACAGGTGTGTTCGTATCGGGTCCCCAGTGGCGAGTCGGTGAGTGTGACGTTGCTCGAGGCAGTCCCCTACGGCATGCATCAGCGGCGGCGTTGA
- a CDS encoding MFS transporter: protein MGNATEWYDYGVYAATASYLTDAFFPGSLGTLGTMLGFAISFVLRPVGGMVWGPLGDRVGRKVVLATTILLMAAATGCIGLLPTHATVGIAAPILLIALRVIQGFSTGGEYGGAATYIAESTDERRRGFLGSFLEFGTLSGFVGGSTVVLILQVLLSDDAMETWGWRIPFLLAVPLGLIGWYLRSKLDESPVFTEVSERKQNQGGLRVLLRDYRRELLTIAGLVVALNVVNYTLLTYQPTYLHHTLGMGDSETTAMVLVGEIVMALVLPVSGAVSDRVGRRPMWLVSLVGLAILAIPMYWLMGQGAGWAVVAFVVLGLFYVPQLSTISATFPAIFPTHVRYAGFALGYNISTAAFGGTAPLINDAVIDVTGWHLFPAYYMVGACLVGLVAWFFLRETAGVSLAGTEVPHTDEQPVVARS from the coding sequence ATGGGCAACGCTACCGAGTGGTACGACTACGGCGTCTACGCCGCCACCGCCAGCTACCTGACCGACGCGTTCTTCCCCGGCTCACTCGGCACCCTCGGCACCATGCTCGGATTCGCCATCTCCTTCGTGCTGCGCCCGGTCGGCGGCATGGTCTGGGGCCCGCTCGGCGACCGGGTCGGCCGCAAGGTCGTCCTGGCCACCACCATCCTGCTGATGGCCGCCGCCACCGGCTGCATCGGCCTGCTACCCACCCACGCCACCGTCGGCATCGCCGCACCGATCCTGCTCATCGCACTGCGCGTGATCCAGGGCTTCTCCACCGGCGGCGAATACGGCGGCGCCGCCACCTACATCGCCGAGTCGACCGATGAGCGCCGCCGCGGATTCCTCGGCAGCTTCCTCGAATTCGGCACCCTGTCCGGATTCGTCGGCGGCTCCACGGTGGTGCTGATCCTGCAGGTCCTGCTGTCCGACGACGCGATGGAAACCTGGGGCTGGCGCATCCCGTTCCTGCTGGCGGTGCCACTGGGCCTGATCGGCTGGTACCTGCGCAGCAAACTCGACGAATCACCGGTGTTCACCGAGGTGTCCGAGCGCAAGCAGAACCAGGGCGGGCTGCGGGTCCTGCTGCGCGACTACCGCCGCGAACTGCTCACCATCGCCGGACTCGTGGTGGCGCTCAACGTCGTCAACTACACCCTGCTCACCTATCAGCCCACCTACCTGCACCACACCCTCGGCATGGGCGATTCGGAGACCACCGCCATGGTGCTCGTGGGCGAGATCGTCATGGCACTCGTGCTACCGGTGTCCGGCGCGGTGTCCGACCGGGTCGGCAGGCGGCCCATGTGGCTGGTGTCGCTGGTGGGACTGGCCATCCTCGCGATACCCATGTACTGGCTGATGGGCCAGGGCGCGGGATGGGCGGTCGTCGCCTTCGTCGTACTCGGCCTGTTCTACGTCCCGCAGCTGTCCACCATCTCGGCCACCTTCCCGGCGATCTTCCCCACCCACGTCCGGTACGCGGGCTTCGCGCTGGGCTACAACATCTCCACCGCCGCATTCGGCGGCACCGCGCCATTGATCAACGACGCGGTCATCGACGTCACCGGCTGGCATCTGTTCCCCGCCTACTACATGGTCGGCGCCTGCCTGGTCGGCCTGGTCGCCTGGTTCTTCCTGCGCGAAACCGCCGGAGTGTCGCTGGCCGGGACCGAGGTGCCCCACACCGACGAACAACCCGTCGTCGCACGCAGCTGA
- a CDS encoding DUF2382 domain-containing protein, whose protein sequence is MTGQLDTLMDSTVYDSHDNKIGKIKNVYVNNETGSPTWASVSTGLFHHDSLVPLAGARHNPQSDALQVSVDKETVKSAPAVEQDGRISSEGEQQLLRHYHVDPDHSGWDAYGRAVRNDSPADTSRTERPATTGDQGLIRSEERLNVDTQREATGTARLRKYVVTEDRTVTVPTSHEEVRLEREPVTDPDAVAPADLGDEEQEVTLHRDRVTVDKEAVPVERVRLAVDDVQEQQTVADTVRKERIETEGTDPARTDDRRYPDER, encoded by the coding sequence ATGACCGGACAGCTCGACACTCTGATGGACAGCACCGTATACGACTCCCACGACAACAAGATCGGCAAGATCAAGAACGTCTACGTGAACAACGAAACCGGTTCTCCGACCTGGGCATCGGTGTCCACCGGCCTGTTCCACCACGACTCGCTGGTCCCGCTCGCGGGAGCACGGCACAACCCACAATCCGACGCACTGCAGGTCAGCGTCGACAAGGAAACCGTCAAATCCGCACCCGCGGTCGAACAAGACGGCCGCATCAGCAGCGAAGGCGAACAACAACTGCTCCGCCACTACCACGTCGACCCCGACCACTCCGGCTGGGACGCCTACGGCCGCGCAGTACGCAACGACAGCCCGGCCGACACCTCACGCACCGAGCGCCCCGCCACCACCGGCGACCAGGGCCTCATCCGATCCGAGGAACGGCTGAACGTCGACACCCAGCGGGAAGCGACCGGCACCGCCCGCCTGCGCAAGTACGTGGTCACCGAGGACCGGACCGTCACCGTGCCCACCAGCCACGAAGAGGTACGCCTCGAACGCGAACCGGTCACCGATCCCGACGCCGTCGCACCGGCCGATCTCGGCGACGAAGAACAGGAAGTGACGCTGCACCGCGACCGCGTGACCGTGGACAAGGAAGCGGTTCCCGTCGAGCGTGTGCGCCTGGCCGTCGACGATGTGCAGGAACAGCAGACCGTCGCCGACACCGTGCGCAAGGAACGCATCGAAACCGAAGGCACCGATCCGGCGCGCACCGACGATCGCCGCTACCCGGACGAACGCTGA
- a CDS encoding PucR family transcriptional regulator: protein MVKLDRLINILSRYGARLHGTAAHRDLELHSVTVHDPIRPHAATGDVFLAVGATDLAHTLPLAADARATVIITRTTEPPDERIRRALEDSGSALLTVDPSVSWSQIASVVYGLVLEGRETESGRGPSDLFALADTISASLDGPVTIEDQLSRVMAYSTAPHGTDPVRSDTILGRRIPEHMRRFFERQGVFAHLAASDAPLHIPPSPEHGLHGRTVAAVRAGRELLGSVWVSSPDPLLPDRAAILQEGAHTVALHLLRSRVSADLERQVESELVIELIEGSPDAEAAIGKLGIAPAQLRVIALQAHAEQERNAGILLAFERATTGFGWSRPGRSTLFGNTVYTLLPAGDDPAPAFRWIADIAAGLPAHIDVVAGIGGVAGVRELTSSRQEADECMALSATTRTPHCYDTAWDRVLIQRLKSMAATGRLPSRDPVAQLAESDALNSTQYVPTLKAWLEAHGDPTAAARTLGVHPNTVRHRMQRMRRFDFLDLDDPGKRTAMLIALSIHAG, encoded by the coding sequence ATGGTCAAACTGGACCGCTTGATCAACATCCTCAGCCGATACGGCGCGCGACTGCACGGCACCGCTGCCCACCGCGACCTCGAACTGCACAGCGTCACCGTCCACGACCCGATCCGCCCGCACGCCGCCACCGGTGACGTCTTCCTCGCCGTCGGCGCCACCGACCTCGCACACACTCTGCCCCTGGCCGCCGACGCCCGCGCCACCGTGATCATCACCCGCACCACCGAACCACCCGACGAACGCATCCGCCGCGCCCTCGAGGACTCCGGATCGGCACTGCTGACCGTCGATCCGAGCGTGTCCTGGAGTCAGATCGCCTCCGTCGTCTACGGACTCGTCCTCGAGGGCCGCGAAACCGAGTCCGGCCGCGGTCCCAGCGACCTGTTCGCCCTCGCCGACACCATCTCCGCATCCCTGGACGGCCCGGTCACCATCGAGGATCAGCTCTCCCGCGTCATGGCCTACTCGACCGCGCCGCACGGCACCGACCCGGTGCGCTCCGACACCATCCTGGGCCGCCGCATCCCCGAACACATGCGCCGCTTCTTCGAACGCCAGGGCGTCTTCGCCCACCTCGCGGCATCCGATGCACCCCTGCACATTCCGCCGTCACCCGAGCACGGCCTGCACGGGCGGACCGTCGCAGCGGTGCGGGCCGGGCGCGAACTCCTCGGCTCGGTGTGGGTGTCGAGCCCGGACCCGCTCCTGCCGGACCGCGCGGCGATTCTGCAGGAAGGTGCACACACTGTCGCCTTGCATCTGCTGCGATCACGGGTCAGTGCCGACCTCGAACGTCAGGTCGAATCCGAGCTGGTCATCGAACTGATCGAAGGCAGTCCCGACGCCGAAGCCGCCATCGGCAAACTCGGAATCGCGCCCGCGCAGCTGCGCGTGATCGCCCTGCAGGCGCACGCCGAACAGGAACGCAATGCCGGAATTCTGCTGGCCTTCGAGCGCGCCACCACCGGATTCGGATGGTCCCGCCCCGGCCGCAGCACCCTGTTCGGCAACACCGTCTACACGCTGCTCCCGGCGGGCGACGATCCCGCTCCGGCATTTCGCTGGATCGCCGATATCGCCGCGGGCCTGCCCGCCCATATCGACGTGGTGGCCGGGATCGGCGGGGTGGCCGGTGTGCGAGAGCTGACCTCGAGCCGCCAGGAGGCCGACGAATGCATGGCCTTGTCCGCGACCACCCGGACACCGCACTGCTACGACACCGCATGGGATCGCGTACTGATCCAGCGCCTCAAGTCCATGGCCGCGACAGGCAGACTGCCGTCCCGCGACCCGGTCGCCCAGCTCGCCGAGTCCGACGCACTCAACAGCACCCAATACGTTCCGACGCTCAAGGCATGGCTGGAGGCACACGGGGATCCGACCGCCGCGGCACGCACCCTGGGCGTCCACCCCAACACGGTGCGGCACCGGATGCAGCGAATGCGCCGGTTCGACTTCCTCGATCTGGACGATCCAGGCAAGCGCACGGCCATGCTCATCGCGTTGTCGATTCACGCTGGGTGA
- a CDS encoding serine/threonine-protein kinase, giving the protein MRPPEPGDPETIGPYRILGVLGAGGMGKVYLGRTAGGRTVAVKVVRPDLSGDPAFRTRFRREVAAARRVTGTCAVPVLDADVDAQRPWLATAYVAGLSLGEAVDQFGPLPEQALAPLTAGLARALAEVHAAGVIHRDLKPSNVLLTVDGPRLIDFGIARAADDGGTLTTTGQIIGSPGYIAPEHISGEGPVGPPADVFALGGVLVYAATGQGPFGNGDSISMLWRVMYEPPQLDSVPDDIRALTAACLDKDPARRPAPEQISGLATTSDTGALPAAILEAIGRRAVAVLDLDPATTLPPTMTSAAPTPPPVQPRSTHSTIVTGRPEIPSAPSRSPVRPPTHLPTAHTAQPPPQRNSPRRRTLALAGGAAVVLVAAATISATLAFRSASADRPATAHHTTPAVTTSADTPADDRTALPPAFTGTWTGTATDGAVQFRIVVTLHDGTVGTEVGTATNTGQRMGTTCKRAETLTAANPSKITLRARLLSGFMCNDDNQPSTLVLRDDGGVNYSMTGPIGTISGTLHRR; this is encoded by the coding sequence ATGCGCCCACCCGAGCCCGGTGATCCGGAGACCATCGGCCCCTACCGGATTCTGGGCGTACTCGGCGCCGGCGGCATGGGCAAGGTGTATCTGGGCCGCACCGCGGGCGGCCGCACCGTCGCGGTGAAAGTCGTCCGCCCCGATCTGTCCGGCGACCCCGCATTCCGCACCCGTTTCCGCCGCGAGGTCGCCGCGGCCCGGCGTGTCACCGGCACCTGCGCGGTCCCCGTACTCGACGCCGATGTCGACGCCCAGCGTCCGTGGCTGGCCACCGCCTATGTGGCCGGGCTGTCGCTGGGGGAGGCGGTCGACCAGTTCGGTCCGCTACCGGAACAAGCGCTGGCGCCACTGACCGCGGGTCTGGCCCGCGCACTGGCCGAGGTACACGCCGCCGGAGTGATCCACCGCGATCTCAAACCGTCCAATGTCCTGCTCACCGTCGACGGCCCCCGGCTGATCGACTTCGGAATCGCCCGCGCCGCCGACGACGGCGGCACCCTCACCACCACCGGCCAGATCATCGGATCACCCGGATACATCGCCCCCGAACACATATCCGGGGAAGGACCGGTCGGCCCGCCCGCCGACGTGTTCGCCCTCGGCGGGGTCCTGGTCTACGCCGCCACCGGCCAGGGCCCGTTCGGCAACGGCGATTCGATCAGCATGCTCTGGCGGGTGATGTACGAACCGCCGCAACTGGACTCGGTACCCGACGACATCCGGGCACTCACCGCCGCCTGCCTGGACAAGGACCCCGCACGACGCCCGGCACCGGAACAGATCTCCGGACTCGCCACCACATCGGACACCGGCGCACTACCCGCCGCGATCCTGGAAGCGATCGGCAGACGCGCCGTGGCGGTACTCGACCTCGACCCCGCCACCACGCTGCCGCCCACCATGACATCGGCGGCCCCCACGCCGCCGCCGGTCCAGCCGCGATCGACGCACTCCACCATCGTGACCGGACGGCCCGAGATCCCCTCGGCGCCGTCCCGGAGCCCAGTCCGCCCGCCGACACATCTGCCGACCGCACACACCGCACAGCCACCGCCACAACGGAATTCGCCACGACGACGCACCCTGGCCCTGGCCGGTGGCGCAGCCGTCGTGCTGGTGGCCGCCGCGACGATCAGCGCCACCCTCGCCTTCCGATCGGCGTCGGCCGACCGGCCCGCGACCGCCCACCACACCACACCCGCCGTCACAACCTCCGCCGACACACCGGCCGACGACCGCACGGCCCTGCCACCCGCATTCACCGGAACCTGGACGGGCACAGCCACCGACGGCGCGGTCCAGTTCCGCATCGTGGTCACCTTGCACGACGGCACGGTGGGAACCGAGGTGGGCACCGCGACCAATACCGGACAGCGCATGGGAACCACATGTAAACGCGCCGAAACCCTCACCGCCGCAAACCCGTCCAAGATCACCCTGCGGGCCCGGCTGCTGTCGGGATTCATGTGCAACGACGACAATCAGCCCTCCACCCTGGTCCTGCGCGACGACGGCGGCGTGAACTATTCGATGACAGGCCCGATCGGCACCATCTCCGGAACCCTGCACCGCCGCTGA
- a CDS encoding TetR/AcrR family transcriptional regulator produces MEDEKDRTRRQILEVAADILERDGVHAVSTRSVAAAAGIRAASLYQLFGDKDGLLAALALHAFDLYLAEKGTLEHTGDPVADLRRGWDAHVDFGLRHPAFYLLMYGSDRPGRRPPAAAEAAGVLRRFLDRTAASGRLRVAPEPAAQLLQAAVTGVTLSLIGSDAPDRDPQLSARMRDTVIDSLTADATPAAPPGSGLAARALALDAALTTADQTTLPLRPTETALLHDWLHRLAR; encoded by the coding sequence ATGGAGGATGAGAAAGACCGGACCCGCCGCCAGATCCTCGAGGTGGCAGCAGACATCCTGGAACGAGACGGCGTCCACGCGGTGTCGACACGATCGGTGGCCGCGGCGGCCGGAATCCGCGCCGCATCCCTCTATCAGCTGTTCGGCGACAAAGACGGACTGCTCGCGGCATTGGCCCTGCACGCCTTCGACCTCTACCTGGCCGAGAAGGGCACTCTGGAACACACCGGCGACCCGGTCGCCGACCTCCGGCGCGGCTGGGACGCGCACGTCGATTTCGGCCTACGCCACCCCGCCTTCTACCTGCTGATGTACGGCTCCGACCGTCCCGGCCGCCGGCCGCCCGCCGCCGCGGAAGCCGCCGGAGTACTACGCAGGTTTCTCGACCGCACCGCCGCTTCGGGGCGACTGCGGGTCGCGCCCGAACCGGCTGCGCAACTGCTACAAGCGGCGGTCACCGGCGTAACCCTGTCGCTGATCGGCAGCGACGCCCCGGACCGCGACCCGCAGCTCTCGGCCAGGATGCGCGACACCGTCATCGACTCCCTCACCGCGGACGCGACCCCGGCCGCGCCGCCCGGCTCGGGTCTCGCCGCGCGGGCACTCGCTCTCGACGCCGCTCTCACCACGGCCGATCAGACCACCCTCCCACTGCGCCCCACGGAAACCGCCCTACTGCACGACTGGCTCCACCGCCTCGCCCGATGA
- a CDS encoding UBP-type zinc finger domain-containing protein translates to MTESDIDVDVPASGTGCAECLAAGGWWFHLRRCARCGHVGCCDSSPAQHATAHFRSTGHPIIQSFEPGEDWFYDYRDGAVGTGPELAAPTSHPADQPVPGPAGGVPADWQSRVH, encoded by the coding sequence ATGACCGAATCCGATATCGATGTCGATGTTCCCGCCAGCGGCACCGGTTGTGCCGAATGCCTGGCCGCGGGCGGCTGGTGGTTCCATCTGCGCCGGTGCGCGCGGTGCGGGCATGTGGGTTGCTGTGACAGCTCCCCCGCCCAGCACGCCACCGCCCACTTCCGGAGTACGGGGCATCCGATCATCCAGAGCTTCGAGCCGGGCGAGGACTGGTTCTACGATTATCGCGACGGTGCGGTGGGGACGGGGCCGGAGTTGGCGGCGCCGACGAGTCATCCGGCCGATCAGCCGGTGCCGGGTCCGGCCGGTGGCGTTCCTGCCGACTGGCAGTCGCGCGTTCACTGA
- a CDS encoding FAD-dependent oxidoreductase codes for MPSPAPTSPQPSRARISVIGAGPGGLTCARVLQRHGMAVTVYDRDTGPQARDQGGTVDLHADNGQLALKEAGLLEEFFASARPEGQQMRRFDPSGALVSDEIPDEEELFKPEIDRGRLRDLLLDSLAPGTVRWGRGLDRISGPASGPRRLHFTDGSTVDTDLVIGADGAFSRVRSTVSDAVPGYIGVGFLEARFDDADNRHPEIAELVGQGSAAAADGERGLFAQRSSGHIRVYAIQRVPVDWIDRAGLTIADTAGIRARVLDSYSGWAPRLRQLITANDGAYIDRPIFALPVPHTWDHDPSVTLLGDAAHLMPPLGVGVNYAMLDASELAVALANSITVDDAIRAYENTMLPRAVETATALRGGEQYWLSPAGPH; via the coding sequence ATGCCCTCTCCCGCACCAACCTCTCCGCAGCCGTCACGAGCTCGTATCAGCGTCATCGGCGCCGGGCCGGGTGGACTGACCTGTGCCCGCGTCCTGCAACGACACGGAATGGCGGTCACGGTCTACGACCGAGATACCGGCCCGCAGGCCCGCGACCAGGGCGGCACCGTGGACCTGCACGCCGACAACGGACAGCTCGCGCTGAAGGAGGCGGGGCTGCTCGAGGAGTTCTTCGCGTCGGCCCGGCCGGAAGGACAGCAGATGCGTCGTTTCGATCCGTCCGGGGCGCTCGTCTCCGACGAGATCCCGGACGAGGAAGAACTGTTCAAGCCCGAAATCGACAGGGGCCGACTTCGCGATCTGCTGCTCGATTCGCTGGCCCCCGGGACCGTTCGATGGGGTCGCGGCCTGGACAGGATCAGCGGACCCGCGAGCGGCCCGCGGCGGCTGCATTTCACCGACGGCTCGACCGTCGATACCGATCTGGTCATCGGTGCCGACGGCGCCTTCTCCCGGGTGCGCTCGACCGTGTCGGACGCCGTACCCGGCTACATCGGGGTCGGCTTTCTCGAGGCCAGGTTCGACGATGCCGACAACCGACACCCCGAGATCGCCGAACTCGTCGGCCAGGGCAGCGCCGCGGCTGCCGACGGTGAACGCGGCCTGTTCGCCCAGCGCAGCAGCGGCCATATCCGCGTCTACGCCATCCAGCGCGTGCCGGTCGACTGGATCGACCGGGCCGGTCTCACCATCGCCGACACCGCCGGGATCCGCGCGCGTGTGCTGGACAGCTACTCGGGGTGGGCGCCCCGGCTGCGGCAGTTGATCACCGCCAACGACGGGGCCTATATCGACCGGCCGATCTTCGCGCTGCCCGTCCCTCACACCTGGGACCACGATCCGAGTGTGACGCTACTCGGCGACGCCGCCCACCTCATGCCGCCGCTCGGCGTCGGAGTCAACTACGCCATGCTCGACGCGAGTGAACTCGCTGTGGCCCTGGCCAACTCGATCACCGTCGACGATGCGATCCGCGCCTACGAGAACACCATGCTCCCCCGCGCCGTCGAAACAGCCACCGCGCTTCGAGGCGGCGAACAGTACTGGCTGTCCCCCGCCGGCCCGCACTGA
- a CDS encoding aldo/keto reductase, giving the protein MNPIGYGTMQLAGPNVWGPPGDPESAHRILRLAVELGVDFFDTANAYGPRTVNKLVGQALRPFSREVTVGNKVGAGRGPDGSWIVTGHPDAVRRQVHEALADLGTDVSELTYLRLAGDTPGIDSTVPMEDSLGALVELREQGLVRRIGLSGASPQSLARAQRMTPIAAVQNRFNLLDRSGVQVLADCEAHDIMFVPYYPLASGRLTGYSELAHIARRLDATPSQIALAWLLRRSPVVVAIPGTTNPGHLRANVTAAGLAEQLTDAEVAHLTDLVDESSATLGEPH; this is encoded by the coding sequence ATGAATCCCATCGGATATGGCACAATGCAACTGGCCGGGCCGAACGTCTGGGGGCCACCCGGCGATCCTGAATCGGCACACCGGATACTCCGCCTGGCGGTCGAGCTGGGCGTCGATTTCTTCGACACCGCCAACGCCTACGGGCCGCGTACCGTGAACAAGCTGGTCGGGCAGGCGCTGCGGCCGTTTTCCCGAGAAGTGACCGTGGGCAACAAGGTCGGCGCCGGACGCGGTCCGGACGGCTCATGGATCGTCACCGGCCACCCCGACGCGGTTCGCAGGCAGGTCCACGAGGCACTCGCCGACCTCGGCACGGACGTGAGCGAGCTGACGTATCTGCGGCTCGCAGGCGACACACCGGGGATCGACAGCACTGTGCCGATGGAGGATTCACTCGGCGCGCTCGTGGAACTGCGCGAGCAGGGGCTCGTCCGCCGTATCGGATTGTCCGGCGCGTCGCCACAGTCGCTCGCACGCGCGCAGCGGATGACGCCGATCGCGGCGGTGCAGAATCGCTTCAACCTCCTCGACCGCAGCGGCGTGCAGGTGCTCGCCGACTGCGAGGCCCACGACATCATGTTCGTCCCCTACTACCCGCTGGCTTCCGGGCGGCTCACCGGCTACAGCGAACTGGCCCACATCGCGCGGCGCCTGGACGCCACGCCGTCCCAGATCGCACTGGCCTGGCTACTGCGGCGTTCTCCCGTCGTGGTCGCGATCCCCGGCACGACGAACCCCGGCCACCTGCGCGCCAACGTCACCGCCGCCGGACTCGCCGAGCAACTGACCGATGCCGAGGTGGCCCACCTGACCGATCTGGTCGACGAGTCGTCCGCCACTCTCGGCGAACCTCACTGA
- a CDS encoding YdcF family protein: MSGIRSFLRRTPVRALATPAVAVAALVTTIAAPTACADAISDAVNGVLHQVEAATGTPLGRLPSAHGPQTAIVVLGYGLLPNGDMRPELVARLQAGLVQAVVSPASPIIVTGGNPQSGITEADAMARWLTDHGVARERIHVESRAGNTIENAANSEALMRTLNVHDAVVVTSADHMPRAVADFAHAGVTVADTVSPQTLPPIVVQSFGPRD, translated from the coding sequence ATGTCCGGCATCCGCTCGTTCCTCCGTCGCACGCCTGTTCGCGCGCTCGCGACGCCCGCTGTCGCCGTGGCCGCGCTGGTCACGACGATAGCCGCGCCCACTGCCTGCGCGGATGCGATATCCGACGCCGTGAACGGGGTGCTGCATCAGGTCGAAGCCGCGACCGGGACACCCCTGGGACGGCTTCCGTCCGCGCACGGACCGCAGACGGCGATCGTCGTCCTCGGATACGGATTGCTGCCCAACGGCGACATGCGACCGGAATTGGTCGCCCGCCTGCAGGCCGGCCTCGTGCAAGCCGTCGTCTCACCGGCCTCGCCGATCATCGTCACCGGCGGAAATCCACAGAGCGGCATCACAGAAGCCGACGCCATGGCCCGATGGCTGACCGACCACGGTGTGGCCCGCGAGCGCATCCACGTCGAATCACGCGCGGGCAACACGATCGAGAACGCCGCCAACTCCGAGGCACTCATGCGCACGCTGAATGTTCACGACGCGGTCGTGGTCACCTCGGCAGACCACATGCCCCGCGCGGTCGCCGACTTCGCCCACGCCGGTGTCACGGTGGCCGACACAGTGAGCCCGCAGACACTGCCACCGATCGTCGTACAGTCGTTCGGCCCGCGCGATTAA